In a single window of the Nicotiana tomentosiformis chromosome 10, ASM39032v3, whole genome shotgun sequence genome:
- the LOC104113491 gene encoding ABSCISIC ACID-INSENSITIVE 5-like protein 7 — MNFKNFADTPQTESNSGMSMGSGNFPLARQYSVYSLTFDELQSTCGLGKDLGSMNLEDLLKNIWTAEESQVVASSAGVGNLQREGSLTLPRTLSQKTVDELWRDFQKETTVSSKDVSGTEWPNLGQSQSTLGEMTLEEFLVRAGVVREDMQPTGSTNDVRFTGGISQPSTNNNGLNIAFQQPTQNPGLFSNQFEEKNMLNVVSATSSQQKPNVAFASPMQLGKNGQLASTAAREPVVSMLSPSVNTSTIVQGSVMQGGVKGLAGLHNGVALAKRGSPGNQLSPDMIAKKDQDTSSLSPSPYAFGDGGRGRRSCNSLEKVVERRRKRMIKNRESAARSRARKQAYTLELEAEVEKLKEINEELQKKQAEFIEMQKDQLMEKMNMPWGNKLRCLRRTLTGPW; from the exons atgaacttcaagaactttgCTGACACGCCACAGACAGAGAGCAACAGTGGGATGTCGATGGGAAGTGGTAATTTTCCTTTGGCAAGACAATATTCCGTATACTCGTTAACTTTTGATGAGCTCCAGAGTACTTGTGGACTTGGAAAAGATCTCGGATCAATGAATTTGGAGGACTTGTTGAAGAACATTTGGACAGCTGAAGAGTCTCAAGTTGTAGCATCTTCTGCTGGTGTTGGAAATTTGCAAAGAGAAGGTTCTTTAACACTACCTCGGACGCTTAGTCAGAAAACTGTAGATGAATTGTGGAGAGATTTCCAGAAAGAAACAACAGTTAGTTCTAAAGATGTAAGTGGTACGGAATGGCCAAATCTTGGACAGAGTCAATCTACATTGGGTGAAATGACATTGGAGGAGTTTTTGGTTAGAGCAGGAGTGGTCCGAGAAGATATGCAACCAACTGGAAGCACGAATGATGTTAGGTTtaccggtggtataagtcaaccTAGTACTAACAACAATGGTCTGAATATAGCTTTTCAGCAACCTACTCAAAATCCTGGACTGTTCAGTAATCAATTTGAAGAGAAAAACATGTTGAATGTGGTTAGTGCCACATCTTCACAACAAAAACCGAATGTGGCCTTTGCATCTCCTATGCAATTAGGGAAGAATGGCCAACTGGCTAGCACGGCTGCTAGGGAACCTGTTGTCAGCATGTTGAGTCCTTCTGTAAATACTAGTACTATTGTTCAAGGCAGTGTTATGCAGGGTGGTGTTAAAGGCTTGGCCGGATTGCATAATGGAGTTGCACTAGCAAAACGAGGATCGCCTGGAAATCAACTGTCACCGGACATGATTGCTAAGAAGGATCAGGATACATCATCTCTTTCACCTTCACCTTATGCATTTGGTGATGGCGGAAGAGGGAGgagatcatgcaattctttggaAAAAGTTGTGGAAAGAAGACGTAAGAGGATGATTAAGAACAGAGAATCCGCAGCTAGATCAAGGGCTCGGAAGCAG GCGTACACTCTAGAGTTGGAAGCTGAGGTGGAGAAGCTTAAAGAAATAAACGAAGAGTTGCAGAAAAAACAG GCTGAATTTATCGAGATGCAGAAAGATCAG TTAATGGAAAAGATGAATATGCCGTGGGGAAATAAGTTAAGATGCTTGAGAAGGACACTAACAGGACCTTGGTAG
- the LOC104113573 gene encoding protein DMP2-like yields the protein MENNNNMYQHLVEIDEPENDFYLPDYDEEEKDSNFIFIINTILSGTARLNVLLPTVTILAFTIFAPILTSDGQCNKFEQYITGIFLILSAISCVFFSFTDSFKSARGRLHYGVATFSGIWTFNGRRIKPCVPRDYRLRWSDIFHASLSLIAFLTFAASHNDVLHCYHFVVPRKVINTVPLVIGFVISLLFVIFPSRRRGIGYPFLLQSDI from the coding sequence ATGGAGAACAACAACAATATGTACCAACATTTGGTTGAAATAGATGAACCTGAGAATGACTTCTATCTCCCAGATTATGATGAAGAAGAAAAGGATTCCAACTTCAttttcatcatcaacacaatcctAAGTGGTACGGCTCGCCTCAACGTCCTCTTACCCACTGTCACAATCCTTGCCTTCACCATTTTTGCACCCATACTAACCAGTGATGGCCAATGCAACAAGTTTGAGCAATATATAACAGGGATTTTCTTGATCCTATCGGCTATTTCTTGCGTGTTTTTCTCTTTCACTGACAGCTTTAAATCAGCAAGAGGGAGACTACACTATGGGGTGGCAACATTCAGTGGCATTTGGACTTTCAATGGAAGAAGGATTAAGCCTTGTGTGCCAAGAGATTATAGACTTAGATGGTCTGATATTTTTCATGCATCACTTTCATTGATTGCTTTCCTTACCTTTGCAGCATCACACAATGATGTGCTTCACTGTTATCATTTTGTTGTTCCAAGAAAGGTCATAAATACTGTTCCATTGGTGATTGGATTTGTTATTAGTCTTCTCTTTGTCATATTTCCTTCTAGGAGAAGAGGGATTGGGTATCCCTTCTTGCTACAAAGTGATATATAA
- the LOC104113509 gene encoding E3 ubiquitin-protein ligase MBR2-like isoform X2: MQGDRSILDSFPETIDLNQGSISNNSPMDQTAPWDSFLNPVENRLSNSMLPSAGGNPSYANGVNYNAQSFSNWNQGESSSTANLHDRIRGSDLKRGQGWPSSSNDYAMTNSRSEWQLEPSNVFPTRGYGGNRLMGRPPSISSSLASDHSTGNANLSGRYNNDDGRMVMRTSVPSIVYKSDRSEAECPPAFGASDDSGTSSGSSGYLAGTSNISGSSMDNWGLSCKRKVLEGSSGQPFIGGSSSSNAGHENIVQDNHPSHYNASSSLNISSPAANMQNAGYLENLNPRNGVGTSISASDIFPPLSAGGVAESSARNFCVRANPANQDHTTFGLPPIGTTAGHSSVSPAHVRPGPASVTRSLDSRQPFSLPMNSGNLGSQSHMMHAPGPSRGLHSPPWDVSPSSRGGSSSVISRDRCVASGDEANFSTIRNSGDSHPFFPVPETRNMVLDPTNWSLATANASSSRNSPSSAVGPGPSGHNAHTAWTNQNSATTSHHTLPEFAPWILFPPVEPESGSQRGHFSLLPSAPSSEDPVMSSRSSSRGNRQPRRRASLMVDRGDDVDGWRALAADVEGRHRLDYMLVDPFINGAAEFHDRHRDLRLDVDNMSYEELLALEERIGNVNTGLSEETISVHMKQRKHESVYGRSSSNLEPCCICQEEYTDGDIIGMLDCGHEFHTNCIKQWLLLKNICPICKTTALKT, from the exons ATGCAAGGGGACAGAAGTATCTTGGATTCCTTTCCAGAAACTATTGATCTTAATCAGGGATCCATTTCAAATAATTCTCCCATGGATCAGACAGCTCCTTGGGATAGCTTTCTGAATCCAGTAGAGAATCGATTGTCAAATTCCATGCTTCCTTCCGCTGGAGGAAATCCTAGTTATGCTAATGGTGTTAACTATAATGCTCAAAGTTTTAGTAACTGGAATCAAGGTGAGTCCAGCTCCACCGCTAATTTGCATGACCGCATACGTGGCAGTGACTTAAAAAGAGGACAAGGTTGGCCTTCTTCATCTAATGATTATGCTATGACAAATTCAAGGTCCGAATGGCAATTGGAACCTTCTAATGTCTTTCCTACACGTGGTTATGGTGGCAATCGTCTTATGGGCAGGCCTCCTAGTATATCATCAAGCCTTGCCTCGGATCATAGTACAGGAAATGCTAATTTAAGTGGTAGATACAATAACGATGATGGTCGGATGGTGATGCGAACAAGTGTACCTTCAATTGTTTACAAATCTGACAGGTCAGAAGCGGAGTGTCCTCCGGCTTTTGGTGCATCTGATGACAGTGGTACCTCTTCAGGTAGTTCTGGTTATTTGGCAGGGACCAGTAATATATCAGGTTCGTCTATGGATAATTGGGGTTTATCCTGCAAGCGCAAGGTCCTTGAAGGCAGCTCGGGACAGCCTTTTATAGGTGGAAGTTCAAGCTCCAATGCAGGACATGAGAACATTGTACAGGATAACCATCCTAGTCATTATAATGCTTCTAGCAGCTTAAACATATCATCCCCTGCTGCAAATATGCAGAATGCTGGTTATCTGGAAAATCTTAATCCAAGAAATGGGGTTGGTACAAGTATATCTGCTTCTGATATATTTCCTCCTTTAAGTGCTGGTGGAGTTGCAGAAAGCTCTGCAAGAAATTTTTGTGTTAGAGCAAATCCTGCGAATCAGGATCACACTACATTTGGCTTACCACCAATTGGGACTACTGCAGGGCATTCTAGTGTCAGCCCCGCCCATGTTCGACCTGGACCTGCCTCAGTAACTAGATCTTTGGACTCGAGACAGCCATTTTCACTGCCAATGAATTCAGGTAACCTGGGAAGCCAGTCTCACATGATGCATGCTCCTGGTCCTTCAAGAGGCTTGCACTCACCTCCATGGGATGTATCTCCTAGTTCACGAGGTGGTAGTTCATCAGTGATTTCTAGAGATAGATGTGTTGCATCGGGGGATGAAGCTAACTTCAGTACTATCAGAAATAGTGGAGACTCCCATCCATTTTTTCCTGTTCCTGAGACGAGAAATATGGTACTTGACCCCACAAACTGGAGCTTAGCTACTGCAAATGCAAGCTCTTCTAGAAACAGTCCTAGTTCTGCAGTTGGTCCTGGTCCAAGCGGACACAATGCTCATACTGCGTGGACTAATCAGAACTCAGCAACTACCAGCCATCATACATTACCAGAATTTGCTCCTTGGATTCTCTTCCCACCAGTTGAGCCTGAGTCTGGAAGCCAGAGAGGTCATTTTTCTCTGCTGCCTTCGGCTCCTTCCTCAGAGGATCCAGTGATGTCCTCCCGATCTAGTAGCCGTGGTAACCGTCAGCCACGTCGTAGAGCAAGTTTGATGGTTGATCGAGGTGATGATGTGGATGGTTGGCGTGCTTTAGCTGCTGACGTTGAGGGTCGACACAGGCTG GATTATATGTTGGTTGATCCTTTTATCAATGGAGCTGCTGAGTTCCATGATAGGCATAGAGACTTGAGGCTCGATGTTGATAACATGTCCTATGAG GAGTTATTGGCATTGGAAGAACGTATAGGAAATGTAAACACAGGCTTGAGTGAAGAAACCATTTCGGTCCATATGAAACAGCGGAAGCACGAGTCTGTATATGGACGGTCCTCATCAAACTTGGAGCCGTGCTGTATATGTCAG GAGGAATACACAGATGGAGATATCATTGGCATGTTGGATTGTGGGCATGAATTCCACACTAATTGCATTAAGCAGTGGTTATTGCTGAAGAATATCTGTCCCATATGTAAGACGACTGCGTTGAAAACTTGA
- the LOC104113509 gene encoding E3 ubiquitin-protein ligase MBR2-like isoform X1 encodes MQGDRSILDSFPETIDLNQGSISNNSPMDQTAPWDSFLNPVENRLSNSMLPSAGGNPSYANGVNYNAQSFSNWNQGESSSTANLHDRIRGSDLKRGQGWPSSSNDYAMTNSRSEWQLEPSNVFPTRGYGGNRLMGRPPSISSSLASDHSTGNANLSGRYNNDDGRMVMRTSVPSIVYKSDRSEAECPPAFGASDDSGTSSGSSGYLAGTSNISGSSMDNWGLSCKRKVLEGSSGQPFIGGSSSSNAGHENIVQDNHPSHYNASSSLNISSPAANMQNAGYLENLNPRNGVGTSISASDIFPPLSAGGVAESSARNFCVRANPANQDHTTFGLPPIGTTAGHSSVSPAHVRPGPASVTRSLDSRQPFSLPMNSGNLGSQSHMMHAPGPSRGLHSPPWDVSPSSRGGSSSVISRDRCVASGDEANFSTIRNSGDSHPFFPVPETRNMVLDPTNWSLATANASSSRNSPSSAVGPGPSGHNAHTAWTNQNSATTSHHTLPEFAPWILFPPVEPESGSQRGHFSLLPSAPSSEDPVMSSRSSSRGNRQPRRRASLMVDRGDDVDGWRALAADVEGRHRLIRQVLNAMRRVENFRSEDYMLVDPFINGAAEFHDRHRDLRLDVDNMSYEELLALEERIGNVNTGLSEETISVHMKQRKHESVYGRSSSNLEPCCICQEEYTDGDIIGMLDCGHEFHTNCIKQWLLLKNICPICKTTALKT; translated from the exons ATGCAAGGGGACAGAAGTATCTTGGATTCCTTTCCAGAAACTATTGATCTTAATCAGGGATCCATTTCAAATAATTCTCCCATGGATCAGACAGCTCCTTGGGATAGCTTTCTGAATCCAGTAGAGAATCGATTGTCAAATTCCATGCTTCCTTCCGCTGGAGGAAATCCTAGTTATGCTAATGGTGTTAACTATAATGCTCAAAGTTTTAGTAACTGGAATCAAGGTGAGTCCAGCTCCACCGCTAATTTGCATGACCGCATACGTGGCAGTGACTTAAAAAGAGGACAAGGTTGGCCTTCTTCATCTAATGATTATGCTATGACAAATTCAAGGTCCGAATGGCAATTGGAACCTTCTAATGTCTTTCCTACACGTGGTTATGGTGGCAATCGTCTTATGGGCAGGCCTCCTAGTATATCATCAAGCCTTGCCTCGGATCATAGTACAGGAAATGCTAATTTAAGTGGTAGATACAATAACGATGATGGTCGGATGGTGATGCGAACAAGTGTACCTTCAATTGTTTACAAATCTGACAGGTCAGAAGCGGAGTGTCCTCCGGCTTTTGGTGCATCTGATGACAGTGGTACCTCTTCAGGTAGTTCTGGTTATTTGGCAGGGACCAGTAATATATCAGGTTCGTCTATGGATAATTGGGGTTTATCCTGCAAGCGCAAGGTCCTTGAAGGCAGCTCGGGACAGCCTTTTATAGGTGGAAGTTCAAGCTCCAATGCAGGACATGAGAACATTGTACAGGATAACCATCCTAGTCATTATAATGCTTCTAGCAGCTTAAACATATCATCCCCTGCTGCAAATATGCAGAATGCTGGTTATCTGGAAAATCTTAATCCAAGAAATGGGGTTGGTACAAGTATATCTGCTTCTGATATATTTCCTCCTTTAAGTGCTGGTGGAGTTGCAGAAAGCTCTGCAAGAAATTTTTGTGTTAGAGCAAATCCTGCGAATCAGGATCACACTACATTTGGCTTACCACCAATTGGGACTACTGCAGGGCATTCTAGTGTCAGCCCCGCCCATGTTCGACCTGGACCTGCCTCAGTAACTAGATCTTTGGACTCGAGACAGCCATTTTCACTGCCAATGAATTCAGGTAACCTGGGAAGCCAGTCTCACATGATGCATGCTCCTGGTCCTTCAAGAGGCTTGCACTCACCTCCATGGGATGTATCTCCTAGTTCACGAGGTGGTAGTTCATCAGTGATTTCTAGAGATAGATGTGTTGCATCGGGGGATGAAGCTAACTTCAGTACTATCAGAAATAGTGGAGACTCCCATCCATTTTTTCCTGTTCCTGAGACGAGAAATATGGTACTTGACCCCACAAACTGGAGCTTAGCTACTGCAAATGCAAGCTCTTCTAGAAACAGTCCTAGTTCTGCAGTTGGTCCTGGTCCAAGCGGACACAATGCTCATACTGCGTGGACTAATCAGAACTCAGCAACTACCAGCCATCATACATTACCAGAATTTGCTCCTTGGATTCTCTTCCCACCAGTTGAGCCTGAGTCTGGAAGCCAGAGAGGTCATTTTTCTCTGCTGCCTTCGGCTCCTTCCTCAGAGGATCCAGTGATGTCCTCCCGATCTAGTAGCCGTGGTAACCGTCAGCCACGTCGTAGAGCAAGTTTGATGGTTGATCGAGGTGATGATGTGGATGGTTGGCGTGCTTTAGCTGCTGACGTTGAGGGTCGACACAGGCTG ATTCGTCAAGTCCTGAATGCCATGCGGAGGGTCGAAAACTTTCGATCAGAG GATTATATGTTGGTTGATCCTTTTATCAATGGAGCTGCTGAGTTCCATGATAGGCATAGAGACTTGAGGCTCGATGTTGATAACATGTCCTATGAG GAGTTATTGGCATTGGAAGAACGTATAGGAAATGTAAACACAGGCTTGAGTGAAGAAACCATTTCGGTCCATATGAAACAGCGGAAGCACGAGTCTGTATATGGACGGTCCTCATCAAACTTGGAGCCGTGCTGTATATGTCAG GAGGAATACACAGATGGAGATATCATTGGCATGTTGGATTGTGGGCATGAATTCCACACTAATTGCATTAAGCAGTGGTTATTGCTGAAGAATATCTGTCCCATATGTAAGACGACTGCGTTGAAAACTTGA